A single Cyclopterus lumpus isolate fCycLum1 chromosome 1, fCycLum1.pri, whole genome shotgun sequence DNA region contains:
- the LOC117732333 gene encoding microfibril-associated glycoprotein 4-like, which produces MMMMQVTLFVAVLVLAASVRVDSQSFLPIDCDDVYRHDNTSSSGVYIIYPGGPTTPLHVYCDMDTNGGRWTVFQRRMDGTENFYRPWKHYKTGFGNVAGEYWLGLENIFLLTMRKKNELQVDMEDWAGGKASAQYSSFSIDSENAGYRLHFGSFTGGAAGDSLMEHNDMKFTTFDKDLDQWEHNCAQHFLGGFWYGKCHSANPNGMYAAQSAIGYSNTLNIWRTWKSQNSLKTIDMKMRSIATCTCAL; this is translated from the exons GTGACATTATTCGTCGCCGTGCTGGTTCTTGCGGCCTCAGTTCGCGTCGACTCCCAGTCCTTTCTGCCCATCGACTGCGACGACGTCTATCGCCATGACAACACCAGCTCCAGTGGGGTGTACATCATCTACCCAGGAGGTCCCACCACGCCGCTGCATGTCTACTGTGACATGGACACCAACGGGGGCCGATGGACT GTATTTCAGAGGAGGATGGATGGGACCGAAAACTTCTACAGGCCCTGGAAGCACTATAAGACTGGATTTGGGAATGTGGCCGGAGAATATTGGCTCG GCCTGGAAAACATCTTCCTGCTGACTATGAGGAAGAAGAACGAGCTGCAGGTCGACATGGAGGACTGGGCGGGAGGGAAGGCGTCCGCCCAATACTCCTCCTTCTCGATCGATTCTGAGAACGCTGGTTATCGGCTTCACTTTGGCAGCTTCACTGGCGGAGCGGCAG GGGACAGTTTGATGGAACACAACGACATGAAGTTCACCACGTTTGACAAAGATCTGGACCAGTGGGAGCATAACTGCGCTCAGCATTTTCTCGGAGGATTCTGGTACGGAAAGTGCCACTCGGCTAACCCCAACGGCATGTACGCAGCCCAAAGTGCCATCGGGTATTCCAACACCCTCAACATTTGGCGAACGTGGAAAAGCCAGAACTCCCTCAAGACTATTGACATGAAGATGAGATCGATCGCTACGTGTACATGCGCACTTTAA